TCACTTTGCGGGCTGTCTCCACGAGAACCTTTCTCCTGCTTTCTCCCATTTTCGCCATGCCGTTACCGCTTCGGTTTGTGGTTACTGCTCTTTTTTTCGCATATGTTTTGACacgccctttttttttgcacccAGATGTTTTTGCTCCCCAACGATTTTCTTcgcttttctttgttttttgtttacgaCCCCTCGAGCTCCCCTGGTATTTCCATTGTCTGTCGGCTTTCACTCAGTTTATTTGTACTCATGCATCATAAGGGTTTAATGGATTTGCCGTTGGCCTAGGCACGGACTCGTTCCCGTTTGCTTTGCATCATTTACCCACTTTTCACACGCCCCTAAACGCAAAGAGTGTATGGACCTACGCAATGATTATCATATTACGGCCATTGTGTCTGGAGCCACACCTCACTTTCTCTCCATTCCGCACTTACCACTTGGCTTTATGACTTTATTTTCGCCTCCCCTTCTCGGCGGCagttaatacatttttatagaCTTGCCAAACTACTTAACAACCCCACTTTCGGCTTATTTTCCTTCCTGTGGGCTGTCTCTCTATTAGCTTTTCGCGTGCTTTGTCATTGCCGTTAATAGACTTACTTTCCTTCGTGCCCCAATTTCCAAGGCAAAGTACCGACAGACCATTAAAGCCAACTGCCCACCTGACCATCTGAGACTGACCACCTACTtagccataaaaaaaattggtcaAGGTGGCGTATTTGTTTATATGCCTTTTGGATTTTACCAATTTTGTAAGCCTTGAACTATTTAGTGGGTCATAATTTCAGAGTCGGACGTCAATTCGCCTTTTAAAGTGGAAAGTTGTGTTGTCATTATCCGGAAtcgtaaaaatatatttaatctACACTATTTGAACATTTGAAAATAGTATTATCTGTAATTATAAAGGAATGGTAAGCAGCCGAATGGAAACTTATTAATCCAGGGGCAAGCACAAATTAATTCCTATATTCATCATTTAGTGCACTTGGCTCAAGTTTTGGCAAACGGCTTGCGGGGCAGTTTGCTCAGAAATTTCGTTTACACttgccaacatttttgcaaacttcaacagCATCTGTAGTAGTCAGATCGAGCAGAACAACAATGAACACTACTACTGGTTGCATTCGGTTGCCCATGTACTTGGCTTGTCGTCGTCTGAATCTGTCTTCAACACACATCAATGACATTATTAACACCGTATACAAGAGCACGGATTCTGAATGATGCCTTCAAGCTGGCTCCGaggccaaaaaccaaaaacatgCGTCGTTGTCCTTGTTGCGTATATGTATAAGTGGCTCAATGTGCGAGCGTATTTATGAACCACTaccacatatgtacatatttacatacacaCAGCTAGCTGGTACTGTAATACATACTCATGTAAACTGCTTTTGGCGTGCATTAAGTGGTCTTAACTTCCAACCCAAGGACATGCTTTTTGAGtttaaagaatatttttttgcaaGTGCGCCTGTACAGTCAAAAATAGACTAAATAGCCTAAGAgagaattttaatttcaaccGTATCTTACTGCATGCAACACTTAGTGCACATACAAGCCCTGGaagtatttttttaaagtgtgTTTTCTTTCCCTCCATTTTAAATGCAGTCTGTTCTCTATTAACAGCtttatttttcattcatattaaaaccaaattattATAGAAACACAAATTTATATATCAGAAAGTTTTATACCAGTATCTCATTAAAGATGCTAAGTGCCACAcatgtttttttatttcttttaactTATCTTACCTGAATTCTGATTAAATTTGTTTCGCCTTACCTCCGTTTACAACTTTATGCTTGCCCAGTGTTCAAAACACGTAATCCTACCTATTTGGGTTGTCTGTGCCAACTTTGAATTTACAGCTGGCAATTTGAAAGTCAGAACCCGTCTGACCCTTTTTACTTTCAGCTCATCAATGAACCAATAAAGTATGCTACCAAAAAAGGGCCGGCAATTGATGTTTTATTTCCTCGTTACATGTGTGATCCATACAAATGCAGTTACGAAAATGTTTACCTCTACATTTGCAACCCTTGTTTGTACTGCGAAATCAGGTTAACGAAGAGTCTTCTTCTGGCCAATTTAAGTGCGTGTGGAATTTTCTCCGATGAAGAGCAGGTTACAGTTTTCGACAGATACAATTAGCATTGTGAGTCTAAAACCAGGAAGGCTTTCAAGGATTTTTAGAAACGCCCAGATGATATAGACGGAACTGTGGCAGTCtgataaattgaaaattgagcTGAATCGTAGAGCTGTTCGTTAGTTTGGTGCAGCACTTTGGCCTAGATCCAGCCACTTCAAAGTTCGCGTTGTCGCCAAGTTCGAAGAGTAATGAAACTAACGTGCCTCCTCGTCTGACGTGGTAGCACTTTCACGAAGGAGGAAGAAAAGTCCCCAGAACTACAGAACAAGGACGAGGACGTGTCGGCGTCGAGTCGCAAGGCGGttgcattcaaattaaataGCATTTTGATGAATATTGATTGATTGCCTTTGCCTTGGGACAAATTAGAAGAGCAAACTGACAAAGTTTTTTACTTTTCCAGCCACAggcattttagccaagttcaGTTTAACACCGCGCGTATTTGATTTcgattaattttcaattttaatttaaaggaaGTGCGAATTCTATTTCATTCAATTGGGTCAAGCCCAAAATGAaagtattattatatattatatattatatatatatacatatttattattattatatatattattattttgtttgcctcTTTAAAGCTGCTCCTGTAAACATTAGTACTACTactaaactaaaaactaatatatatatacatatatatatatatatacattttttttagcttGCAACCTTAATGTTTACAAAATTTGCCGCATATATTTCGTTCCGCGGGTGTCGCTGTGCGCCTTGTTAAATATGAAAGGATTTCCTGGCTCTAGCTGCCGAGGCAACGTTAAACCATTTTCGTAATGGAGGCTACAAAGTATGGTAGTCTTCGCAGACGACAGAGGACCCACAAGGCAAGGCAATGTCCTCCGGACGAAACACAATGCAAGCGGCAACCGGAAATGAGTAAACAAGCGTCAAATAGTGAAAACAGCGGACCCAAGTACAATGCAATACCCAGTTGTCCTGGCTCCATCAACATCCACTCCTCGAGTCCGTTTTCGTGCCTCGGTACGAGAgaacaaataaatgaaacattAAACAAGACAAGGAGCGGCACGAAAGGAGAAAAAGTAGTGCTGGAGGGGGAACGCGTGCCGCATAAGGACGAAAAATGAGCACCGAAGACAACAACGGGATATCCTGGAACTTTATAAGGAGCTCCCCCAAAaaaggacaacaacaacagcggcaacgGCAAGGACAACGAAGtttattttaacttttgaTTTCCGCCTTTTTCGGCACAGCCCTCGAGTGCATTGGCAAATGATTGCATTGAGTGGCAAAGTTGCGCTTTCCAGAGAGAATATCGAGTAAGTCGGCTCagcattaaaaatgaattaaactGACAATATTCTGTTGTGCTGACGGAAGCGGCAAAGAAAACAGAGTACAACGATTCCTTTTGCACCTGACACAAAAACCTGATACACACCAGAGAACTGCAAGGGTGGCACTTTTTTACCACTCGACTCACACCCTACAATTTTGTGTGCGGGTGCTACTCGCCACGCACATCGCGGGTACTTACAAACACACAGTATAAATCTGAACATGCAGACAAGACACCCCGTTGTGTGCGCACCCGAATCAATACGGTGTTTTGCGTCGCGGGTGCCGCTCACACAGTGCCTAAAAAGGGATGAGTGAGAAAAACACTTGTGGGTATACCGTTAAACACATgggtgtttccaaaaatactcgggtgtttccaaaaatactcgAGTGGTCTCGTAGGTAGTCGAGTCAAATGGCGCCATACataatgattgttgagttctTGTGTCTTTGGTCCAGTGTCTCGGCTGTTAATTgccccttttttgttttttacgatGCAATTACTAGCTTGTTAGGATTCAGTATTATTtggaagccaaaggaaaaggtCACAATAATGGCAGAAGCGGCTGAtttcgttaaaaataaaattaacaatggaaCATACTCagttgccaataaacataaaggAAAAAGTGTTATTTGGAGCATTTTATGTGACATTTTAAAGGAAGATGAAACTGTTCTGGACGGATGGCTGTTCTGCAGGCAATGCCAGAAAGTGCTCAAATTTTTACACAAAAACACCTCCAATTTATCCCGCCATAAATGTTGTCTAACATTAAGACGACcaacggaattaaaaattgtttcggaAAACGACAAGAAAGTagctattgaaaaatgcaccCAATGGGTTGTCCAAGATTGTCGGCCGTTTTCTGCAGTAACCGGAGccggatttaaaaatttggtgaAGTTTTTCCTACAAATCGGCGCTATCTATGGGGAACAGGTAGACGTCGATGACTTACTACCTGATCCAACAACATTAAGTCCTTATATTTAATAGATACTTTTTAAGCCcactatgtttttattatttagattgagacattaaaaaacgtaaaaatcaacaaatgccgtctttaattgcaattactttATGTGTTTGAAATGGGAGGCACCCATTGAGTCCATCAAAGAGCAAAGACATGAGCACAAAAATTTTCTTGGGTATTCCCTTTTACCCTTCATTTCTTATACCCGTCACGCttccacccatacaaattttaggcgtacaaaaaatgaccagagaactgcagcccgcatacaaaaaatgacctgCGGCCGATCGTTGACTGTGCGTCCACTCACCCATACGGCTCTTGCGCAGCAGGCCTCGGGTGGTTTTTTTACTCgtaacaaaaacacaacgTCGGTAAAACACTCGAGTATTTTGTGTTGCCGCAAGTAGGGTGTCAAAAAAAACGGGGTGCCTAGAGTACCGAGTGTTTATCGGGTGGACGTAGAGTGCGAGTGGCGGGCTGCAGTTCTCTGATACACACCTTTTACGATACTTTTTAAGGAATAGTATACTCTCTTAATATACGAGAAACGACTATTTGGAAGCACTACATAATTTTACTGAACCATCAACGGGTATATATACCAAAGATTTTACATCTTGAACGACCTTTGCCTTTATCAACACCTTTTAATTTACAACTCTACAACAATTTTCGTAGGCATGGGCGATGGTCTTTTCCTAAAAAGTTACTAACAAGTCTAACATAGATTTCAATCAAATTTTGTGGGATAGCTTCTTCAGAGACAATCTCACTTTAAGGAAGTGCTTTAAAAACAAATCCTCCTGTATTTGCTgataagtttatttttaacaaattagCTTTGGTTTCATTGTCTATAGTTCTTTATGCCTTAGATTTTGATTTCATACACATAATAGTATAACCACTGTCTCTGGAAGATCTtcttatattttgtattaaaatGCCAAAGCCCTCTAAACAGGACTCTATCTCGTTGTAAGAATAGGTTGACCAAACGAACTCAATTTATTTAGTATTGTTTATGTTTTAGAAAATCCAGTAACTCAGTTTTTTTGGAAGATGACCAATTCGAAAATCTAGAGGAAGAGTTTCTGCATAATGAATGCATTAGTTTACCCTCCGACTTAACGAGGTAAGTAATTTACGTTATAGTAAATACCGCTAAAAAAAACTAAGTTTCAATAGAGTACAAAGTGTTATTTTGGACTACAAGCAGTTCAAAGCGGCTCGCACAATTCAGCGTTATATTCACGGATGGCTAGTTCGAGAAAATTTCCGAAAACTTCAGAAGTCTGCGATTATTATTCAAAAATGGTGGCGCCGTTTTGAGGCTCAGAAAAATTTGCTTTATGTGGCCGAAAGCGCTTTGCAGTCGGCTGTTTTGGCCCATTACGACAAGTCTGCTACCCTGATTCAGACGCTCTATCGCGGATGGTGGTCGCGAAAACATATCTTTGACCTAACCATGCTCAAGAGCGTGCAGATAATGTTGGCAAAGGACCTGATTCACTCTTTGGTCAATTACTTGCACGCAACGAAAAATTCTGAAATGCTTCCAGGCATTTACACGATACGGGACTCGAGGTAAGTGCTTGGTCATTCGGTTTTATAGGTCAAAAAACTATTCAAATGAACAACTATTAGTGAATATGGGAATATGCAAATCATTAAATATTCTGATCCTATACATTTTTCTAGCATATGTCTGGAAACATTGGAGGAACTGATGGCAACATTTGGCTTTCGATTCTATAACGCTAATGCTTGCTACAAAATGAAGGAAACGTTGTCAATGGTGGCACAGAGCCGAAAGACGTTTACGGCCACATCCTATTTCACGGATGTACCATATCCCGGGTTTAATGATCGAGGATTTTGTGGCCCTCGGCAGAATTCTGCCATGACCTTGAATGCCAAAGATCCAGAACATTATGAATTGATTCACATATTCCTGTCCGGTAGTAGAAAAATTGGCATGACAACGGCTAAGCTCGAACAGAAAATAGCCAACATTGCAGAAGAAAATCGTAAGTTCGTGTTGCGACTTAAACGTGTGTTAAAAGCtattggtttctttttttttttttaatttacaggcttaaatatgtttataaagAGGGACAACAAGAAAAAGAGTTTTATTAAAAGGATTTATCTTGACATGAAGAACTGGCATTACTCAAATGGAGATCCAATTCTTCCCATCAGCTTGTTTAAAAATAGTGAGATGCCTGCGGTCCTGGAAAGTGCCAAGAAAACTCTGGAATCAATTTTTGGTGAACTGGAGCCGTGTGTTTGTCCAACGAACAAAGAAATATCTTTCCTTTTAAATTCTCTTAATGATTCTTAAGGAGTTAATAATctttgtatattatatatcgTTGTAAACCTTACGAATATTTCACAATAAAGAACCTTTAAGATATCTTGTAAAATCCGTATGATTTTGTTATATGTACTTGTCAATGTTGTTTTCAAGCCGAAAATGGACTAAATCGCGAAATTCATTATATTTTGAGCACTTAATGTTTAGTTCGACTATAGCTatccttttttcttttaactttTGCGTtggttaaattaaaattaataattttaaatgtatttatctAATTATAACCGTATAAGTCTGATCCAtgatatttttgtaaaatatcttataaaataaaatataaataaatcttaaataaGTCTTTTTAATTTATACTCGGCGAGACTTTTCCTCTTTGTTTATTCCGCACACACAAGCATAAGTTCAATATTggcagcaaattaaatttaatgatgtTTGCTGCttgcagccaaaaaaaaaaaaaccgtagCAAAAAGCCAAAATTGCCAACTCtggtaaatatttgccaacCGACTCTAATGAACTTAAGCATACAAATAGGGAACTAGCGTGGAGGACCCAGTCTTTGGGCAATGCCAGATTTACAGGCTTTCGATTGTGCTGGATTTCGTTAAAGAGTGGAAGAGTCGTGCATCCCTCACAAGaaaaaaattcattagaaattaaagtaaattggCTGAACATCAATAAACGTGTTTACAACAGAAATGTGTATTTAcacaattttcgtattttcgtATTGCATAGCGAGTGGGTTGGCCCTTGGCGATGCCACAAAAGTCTATGCttagcttacaaataaaatgtaatcacATATGCTGAGACTTTTTCTGTCAATCGAAATTTCGTACGTAACTATAAACGGGAATAATACAATTCAGTTGATTCCCGAAGTTCAAACAAGCAACACCTTCGGAATTGAACTCCAAATTCTCAGTGATTTTCGGTTGACTTACAAAATTTACAAGTTTTCGGCTAGTTTTAAGAATaaagttttgttatttaatattaGTTCTAAGTAtaaagtgaaaatatttatatcggATCACTGTGCACCAGAATTCTTGAAGCACCAAAAAATGACTCGgctcttctttttcttttagttttgaTAACACAAAAAccatttttttgttattggtaaatatttgttatatagttaaattttataaaattcctTCCTTACAGTATAAATTTTTTGCAGTTTTCAACACATTTACATTTGTTTTCGGTATATGCAGGACTAATATAACAAACCGTTTCTATAATAGCGGTAAGATCATTTTACGCCTAACTCTTGCTCCGAACCCACCATTCCCCAATCAAGCACACCATATTGCCCAAGCCGGAGACTTTCCATTATAGGTAGATATTCGTTATATcgtttaatattataatattccTGCCTTACAGTACCAATTTTTTGCAGCCGTGACACCTTTACTTGTGTTCTTCTTGCAggatattatatattaaaagcAGAAACTCGACTAGCCTAAACACCCATATGATATTCTTCAGTTCGCAgaatatatatggatataaTACTAATACCAATAAGTGTAGTCCTAGCGGTATCCTACGCTGACAACGGGCAATTAGAATTAACTCTTGCCCCGTATTCAAAGCAGATCactgtctctctctctggACACCATCAAACACAACATACCTCGATCGAACACACCTTGATGGCCAAGCTGGACTCTTTGATGACACCTTTACTTGTGTTCTTCTTGCAGGAGATTACATATTAAAAGCAGAAACTCGACTTGACTGAACACTATGATATTCATCATAATATATGGATGTaatacaaaaacataaataataaatttacaCTTTTACACTTCAATCGAATGTACTTATTTGGgtgacaaataataaatataaatattctgGGCAAAGAATAATTGTTAATTAGGCCGAAATTGGGTCAGAAAAACAAACGGATGAACTGAGAAGGCCAAAGCGAAAAAGCCAAAGCGAAAAAATCGGGCTAGCCGAGTTAGcccaaatatgcaaataaatctgCCAGCAAAAATGGAAACAAGTCTGAGCCAAGTTGCACATTAACTTCCGCAGCTCATTAAGTCACTGTCAGCCCCTCGAGGCGGGAAGCTTGCTggaaatacatataaatttatgtgACGCCAACTGGACGACAGTCGACCACTGAACAAGGCCCCAGAATCGACCAAGAACTCGCTTCGAGCTGGAAAACAACATTTGGGTGGGAGGTGTTACCAGGACACCCCTACGTATTTAGATAAATCTACAGGGGTCGAAAAAATTGCTGAAAAGGTTGGATTGAAAATGTCGGCGCTTAAATAAAATAcgcagaaaacaaaaatatgccGGAAGTTTAATTGGGTCGATTcccttattttgtttgtccaATAAGAAATgtcgggtttttttttaaatttttttgccatGCCAGGGTCATGAGCGCTGCTACGGGGCCAATGGTCAGCGCAGGCCAAACTAATTAGTGGCCATTTTGCGGGTCCTCtcagtttaattaattttaaatttgaaattaattgaaacGCAGTAAAAATGAAGGGGATCTCTTCTGTTCAAAAATACTGCATGTAACACTTAAATATACCccatattttattgtattggGATGATAACTCACTTATTTACCATTTTGAATTGCCGGCatattgtaattttatttttgatttcagtTCAGTCTATATCATTATCGCACTAATTTGAAAGGAAACCCAAATTGGCACCCACAAGCAGATTGCACACGATTGAATTAATTTGCTggtttcgttgttgtttttgccagTGGCACAGTAATCCACATGGTCTATATAATTAAACACACGCGCTGCGAAAAAACAAGCGAAGAATCAATGAGCCGAGTATTGGTTCGAGAAACTATGAAGCTAGTGAGTCATCAGCATTACTTCTGAGCAAAACACGATATAGTTACATTACAGATGTCGTTTTTAATCTGTTTTCTTTGTGAATTTGCAGCCACGAAAACGAATTTTGTGACAGTGCAGCTGGCCGGCGTTTGACTGAGATCCAATTCGTTGCGCGTTATCAATGAAACTGCTGATTTTTCTCGTCATCGTCGCCAGCATCGCCCCAGAAAGGAAATACCTTCGTGGCTCCTCGGGTTTTTGTATTCTCCCTCTCTATGTCGCTTTGGCAGGACCTTTTCTCTCAACTTAACGAAGGACCTCGGAGAGAGAGCCCAGGAATATTTAACGGTCGGAACATCAAAATAgtcacaaatattttttactgttatatttaattttaaaatatttcatattcagcTTATactaatatattaaattttctaatttaaGAAAGAGATTCGCCGAAAGAAATTTTCCCACAAAAAGTTGATTGTCCCAACACTGTTAAAATATTGGGAAATTATTTAACATGGTTACGCCTGCTGGTAATAACATAAGTGAAACCCCTTTGATTGAAGGACTTTATTTGCGAGCTTAATACGttttttctattattatttaaaaacatattattGTTTGAAGACAAGTTTGTCTTACAACTCTTTAAACGACTATACCCTAACTCCATTTATTCTTATGAAGTCGAGATCTCCAGAAATATCAAATATGGATAATTAAGTTTAAGATTCATACgacttgccacgcccaccaaagCTGTCACGCTTGTGGAAAAAGTGGAAGTACTtctttatcatattttttttacctcACTCTAGGGAGGTATCAAATAGTCGAGCAATTCGTTTATTAATTAAGGCAATAGACAATCAATGAACTTCTTAATGAAACAAATCATATCATTCATAACACCTTTAAACAGGGAAtcgattttcatttgcaaGCTAAATCGCTGGGTGAGGCTTAATTAATTGCCATTAATTAGGGATAATGCATTTACTGCTTAGTGCCAAGTCAAGGAATTAGGGTAAGCCCCTATCAGGGATCCCCTTACTCGAGAATCACGGTGTATTACCTCCACCTTTTCGTAAGGTTTTAAGGTGTTTCAATATGCTGCGCTCTATGCCGCATAACCGACTGACTACCGCCTACTTAAAGTAAGGAAAATCTTTTATGACACGTTATTAGTTGTGCGCCGCGAAGggatgtgtatgtatgtacacacatatatgtacagaCATGTGTGTGGAGAAGGAACACCGACTCAAACGCGGCGGCAAGCTTTAATATGCTTAATGTAATTATGAGAATCGCATAGAAGGGCACGGCATCCCTGCATACAAATGGAAGCGTAATTCGCAAAAGGATGGAGGGTGTCAGGTTGTAAAAAATGCCGGAGGACTTTTGTACCCGCCGTTGTCATAAAAACACACGCAATTTACGTATACAATACtctgattttttattgttgcgCGAGAAAATAAAGATTGCATTTTAAGGTCGGtcaattacaaatttaaatattgtgcTTTAATTTATGATGCACTACAAGGTGGCCAGAGAAATAGTTAATACAGAACAGAAAATATGTCCCGAGCATTTAGcgtttaataatagaatatcCATTTACAATGACCTTTCTGTACCAACTTATCGCTCAGCGCACTAAGCTAGCTGGATCATTTTTTTGACAATTCGCGAAATCCATTTGTTAAGTGTCCATTTTTTATACGTCTACTTCTCCTGCATCCGACGAATCAGCACCTGAGACACATTAAAAACAGTGAAACAAATCGGAGATCAGGCATCCTACTTATATTTACATTAACATTGCAAACATATTTATTCCTTCGCTCCTAAATTGGTAAACTGACTTTGCGGCTAATGCAAATGGCAGGCGAAGCGAAGCGTAAAATGCTTTGTAAATTATTATGCCAAGTCGAAAAAATGGGGTGGGTCCTACGACCgcacatatataaatatttttccagaGATAAACAAAGTATTTGCGCA
The sequence above is a segment of the Drosophila melanogaster chromosome 2L genome. Coding sequences within it:
- the CG18063 gene encoding uncharacterized protein, isoform D; translation: MPKPSKQDSISKSSNSVFLEDDQFENLEEEFLHNECISLPSDLTRVQSVILDYKQFKAARTIQRYIHGWLVRENFRKLQKSAIIIQKWWRRFEAQKNLLYVAESALQSAVLAHYDKSATLIQTLYRGWWSRKHIFDLTMLKSVQIMLAKDLIHSLVNYLHATKNSEMLPGIYTIRDSSICLETLEELMATFGFRFYNANACYKMKETLSMVAQSRKTFTATSYFTDVPYPGFNDRGFCGPRQNSAMTLNAKDPEHYELIHIFLSGSRKIGMTTAKLEQKIANIAEENRLNMFIKRDNKKKSFIKRIYLDMKNWHYSNGDPILPISLFKNSEMPAVLESAKKTLESIFGELEPCVCPTNKEISFLLNSLNDS
- the CG18063 gene encoding uncharacterized protein, isoform C, translated to MPKPSKQDSISLKSSNSVFLEDDQFENLEEEFLHNECISLPSDLTRVQSVILDYKQFKAARTIQRYIHGWLVRENFRKLQKSAIIIQKWWRRFEAQKNLLYVAESALQSAVLAHYDKSATLIQTLYRGWWSRKHIFDLTMLKSVQIMLAKDLIHSLVNYLHATKNSEMLPGIYTIRDSSICLETLEELMATFGFRFYNANACYKMKETLSMVAQSRKTFTATSYFTDVPYPGFNDRGFCGPRQNSAMTLNAKDPEHYELIHIFLSGSRKIGMTTAKLEQKIANIAEENRLNMFIKRDNKKKSFIKRIYLDMKNWHYSNGDPILPISLFKNSEMPAVLESAKKTLESIFGELEPCVCPTNKEISFLLNSLNDS